The Dasypus novemcinctus isolate mDasNov1 chromosome 13, mDasNov1.1.hap2, whole genome shotgun sequence genome segment gcagataaataaataaatcttttttttaaaaaattggaaacagtCACAATTTTCAACAGTAGGGAAGTAGCCAAATAACCTATATTATAtccatataattaaaattaagaactaccAAAGAAAATGTTTAGAAAGAATGCTTGTAATATAATATAAACAAGTAATATATAAAGGCTGATCTCAACTAGgtaaaaaaataagtaagtaaattatacagaaaaaagactggaaagaaatataccaaaatgGTTATTTCTGGGTGGCAagaatatctttttatatttgtctgtattttccaaattttctacaatgagcattattatttctgtattaaaaatcaagcacaggggagctgatgtagttcaagtggttaagtgcctacttccaatatacaaagtcctgggtcCATTCTCCAgtatatcctaaaaaaaaaaaaaaatcaagcacaaTGTTTTAATTTGTTAGTGGGTACAACTGAGTACCTAAGGGCACAAAGGAGGCTATTTCAGGCACAGGAACAGCTTGTGTGCAGCATGGAAGCAGTAAGAATGTGGTGTGTATCACAATCATAAAAGGGGGATCATTTGAGGAAACTGTGAGATATAAAAGTGATTGGGCACAAAGGCAGTGAATAATGAAGACGCTTGAAAGATAGGCAGGCAGGCTGGGACTTGATTCTGTAAGCAATAAGAGGCCTCTGGAGATTCTTAATCAAAGAACATGCTAGGAGCAGCACTTCAGAAAGCTTAGCCTTGCAGCTGGTTGCAGAGGGGCTGGATGGGGGCTAAgggagcaggggggagggggagagtctGGCAGCAAGAACACCAGACCCGAGGCTGCATCCTGGCTGAAGGTGAGAAAGCTGGACTAGGTGGgtataggaatagaaagaaaaggatAAATCTAAAGCATGCATCAAGGGAAAAATAATGTCCTTGGTGAATGATTCAATATAGAAAATGAAGGAGGGGTAAGTGTCTATGATGACACCAATGTTTTAATCTGGGGGATTAGAAGAAAATTGTGACAATGAGAAGGACAGTTGGGAAATAGAGCTAATTTAGAAGGGAAAATAATGAGATCGATTTGGGTCATGATGAGTTTGAAATGATGTTAAGACTTGCAACATTTCAACTCTGACTTTTTGATCCAAGGAACATTCTGACTTCAAGGATATTTTTACTCTGTTtatgaatacaaatattttattcaaaacttatactaacatttaaaaatgcttttcaagAAAATAGTTCCTGAAATCATCTTCACCTAGACACAATAATTCTTTGTTCAATTTTCTACAGATCAATTAAATTGCTCCCATATGTTTCACTTTTTATTAAAACTCTTTCCATTGgagtaattcatttatatttcgTGATGATCAAACCAAACCTTCTTTTCTCCATAAGAAATATTATCAATTATATTTCTACCATCTTAGAATTTCTTTTGTGACTATTTCTATCAAGTCCAATTTTCCAAGGTCAAATTTTATAGATCTAAAGTATGCCAGGAAGATTTTATTCTTCTGTCAGGTCTTAGGCAATAGTGAGTGTAATGGGCCATATTGGcttctgtcaattttattttgtatGGACCATTTCTGCCTGGAATTGGGTAAAAGATGGAGCAACTAGAGATACACAGGATGTGGATGCACAGCAGGGGTCAAAACACTAGAGTCAAAATATCTCTGGATTatagtgcccatcaacagataattGGATTAAAAAGTGGTCtacacacacaatgaaatattattcaactataaaaaggaatgaagttctgatgcatgctgcaacatggatgaaccttgaagacatgttgagtgaaataagccagatgcaaaaagacaaagattgtatgatctcacttattaatacctagaataagcaaattcatagagacaaacaTAGAttgcaggttaccaggggccaatGGGGGAGGGTGTAATAAAGGAgcagttattgcttaatgggtgcagagtttctgtttaaagTGATGTAAAAGTTGGGATAATgtatgttggtgatggtagcacaatattgtggatgtaattaatgtcaatgaattatatacttgaaaagTGTTGAAATGGGACATTTTTAGTTGTATTTATGTTGCTACAATaaacaggtttaaaaaaaaaaaagtccctagGTTAGATTTGCTTTCTTGGTTCTGCCATTTATAGGCTTTGAAACAAGGCAGATACTGGTTTCATTTGAAGTATAAGATCATGAAAAAGAGTTCCTAGACTGTGACTTACTTAGAGACATTTGGAAAGTCCCTGAGTGACAGTGCTTCAGCCTTATCACAGAGCGGGGAGGGGCAAATGGAGAAATGGTACAAGCTGTGCCCACCGCATAAGCCTCCTCACCAAAGCCTAGTGAGGAGTCAGGAACAAGTGACACACTGAGGTGGTCCCTGTGTGGTTTGCAGACAGAGGTTGGGGAACTGGATTTCAAGAGCCCTTTAAATGGAAGATTCTAGTTCTGAATTCTCTCTTaaaggaaatgcagaaggatatgGATGAGAAGATGGACATCTtaataaatatacagaaaaacaaGGTGTAAGTATAACCTGCACCCATCTCTCCTCATCCCTAAAGAGTCTCCCTTTGCTAAATGCCCCCAGGGTTCAGACCACATTTGACTTTCCAGGGAGTTatcttggtttcttcttttttttaatatttattttctttatttcccccctctccccccattgtctgctctctgtgtccatttgctgtgtgttcttctgtgtccacttgcactcttgacaggcggcaccaggaatctttgtctctttttgttgcatcatcttgctgcatcagctctccatgtgtgtagtgctactcccaggcaggctgtgcttttttcacacagagtggctctccttgcagggtgcactccttgcacgtggggctcctctacagaggggacacccctttgtgacacggtactccttgtgcacggcagcactgtgcatggaccagctcaccacaagggtcaggaggccctggggatcgaaccctggaccctccatatggtatgacagatgctctatcagttgagccatgtctgcttccataTCTTGGTTTCTATTGTCTGGATGACTTGGAGTCAAGGCCTTCACAGCCACCACTGCTACAAGCACTATGCTCTAACCATCTGAGCTAGCAGGCTACCTCTCCACCACTGCACTGATGGTTTCCTTGTCATGTTGGAAATTGTTGCTCCAACTCTGTGGCCCCTTCCTGATTCCAGTCCCCTTAGAAGAGGTCCAAAGGAGCAGGAGGAACACAAGCTGATGGGAAAGACCGACACAGACCCACATCCACTGCTAAGGCTCAAGGAGATGGATGGAGTAGGTAGAGCACCATTTGCTCTTCCCAAGAAGACAATGCCTCCGCAAAAAATACAAAAGGACTCACTGTACTCATTTCTGTGTAGGACTGGCTGCGTAAGTGAAGCCCTGCCCTATCCCAGTGACGGTGCTAGGCCCCTGCTCCCATTCTCACCTAACTCCCAGTCTCCTCGCTCCCTCCCCATGCTGGGGAAGGGCCTTGTGCCGCCCCTCTGCAGGCCCCTGGAGGCTCCCTGGTCTGGAATCCTTACTTAACAGCCCTGCCCTCCAGATGTGGGGCCAATGCTAAGCCAGGACAGGGTGGGATTCAACTCTCGGTGGTGCCCATTCCAAAGCACCTCTGTATTATTCTGTTCTCTCTTGTAGCAAGGCCTGATGAGGGGCTCAGTCAACTGGCCATATTTGACCAGAGAAAAATGATCTTTCTTTTGCTCTTTCCATCATCTGCAGAAGAAATGTTTGTTGTGTGCCCCCCAAAAACATTACAATCAGAGGTAGGTCGGTCCCTACACTAAGTGCCTTGTCTCCCTTGGGCTGCCTCGTTGACCCCGAAGGGATGCACACAGGGACACGCTTGCGTCAAGCCCTCAGGGTGGTTGTGGGAGGGAGTAGGATTGCTAGCAGGCACCATCACCCACCACAGCGCCCGCTCAGAGAGGGCATGGCACTGCCCTGAGCACCGACTTGGGTGACCAAGCCCTGCGGCTGCTGCCAAGTCGCAGGAGCGCAGGGCCCTGCTCGTAAGACGCCATTTCACCCATGGAGGGGAGGGTGCGCTGCCAGCTGACCTGGCTTTGTCTCAGGTTCCTGCCTTTCTCCCTACCCAGCAGGAAACATCTACACTGGGTCCGAGCACCTTTATGACCTTTGTTATCTGGAGCTGCCTTCTGATTTAGCTGTACTTCAACCCTGGTGCAGTCAAGGGCCTACTTACAACCAGGAGTAGTCGCGGAGCCTACCAGCAGCTTCATTTCAGCCCCTCCCCATTCCTTGAGCTGCACAGGCAGGACTTGTTGCCCTCTCAAACACCACCTCTGCCCCAGGCCTCCATCGGGAAATTAAAATCTTCAGTTTAAGCCAAAAGAGGTgtcactgttttgtttttgttttttttttaagatttatttttttatttattcctgccccgccccccgccccctcgtctgctctctgtgtccattcgctgtgtgttcttctttgtctacttgtatccttgtcagtggcaccggaaatctgtgtctttttttgttgcatcatcttgctgcggcagctctccatgtgtgtggcgccactcttgggagcactccttgtgtgtggggcacacCTATGcacagacacccctgcatggcacggcactccttacacacgtggcagcactacgcgtgggcagctcaccacacgggtctggaggccctgggtttgaaccctggacctcccatatggtaggcggatgctctgtcagttgagccaaatccgcttccctgtcacTGTTTTGAATATCAGTCTGAAACTtaagtgtgcaaggagtgtcactttattttttctaaaccAGCCTATTTCAGATGCTCTCTTCCTGAAGCCTGATGGATTCATGGGAAATTCCACCTTAGGCATCCTCAGCCCCTCAGCCCCCCACCCGCCACCCCCAGTTCCTCCCTCCACTCCCCCTGGTTACACTGATAGGCCCAAACAGGGAGGGCCCTGGAGATACCAGGTGTCATGGGCGCAGGTCACAGGCGAGACCCACAGTGTCCTACCAGCCGGTCCTCTGTGTCCTCAGCTCACTGTTCTGCTCTGTGAATGGGGCCCGGGCATCTTGGGCCACATGTGGGCCCCCTGGCCTGGGCTCTGGCCTGCATGTCTCCCTCTGAGGTCTTGCCGCCAGGTGCGGGGCTCAGGTCCTGGGAATCGGGTCCCCGTCATGGGCGCTGGGGCTCCCCGCTCCTCACCTCCTaggcttcctcctccctcccctcaagGAGGCACACCCCTCAGAGGCCTTGGGCCCTTACACAAGCCAGGACCTCTGCCTGCTCTGCTCTCAGTCCCAAATCCCCAGCCGAGGGACGATGAAGCCTGGCTGCTAGCTTAATGTGACAGTCAAGAAACATACAGGGAAAGCAGTGTTGCGTTATATTTTCCTGCCATGGTATGATTCTTTGGCTTCAGTGTGACCGAGGAGGAACTCATGGGATCCCCTATTTAACTtcatcccagctcttttttttttttaagatttattttattttatttctctccccttccccacccgccccagttgtctgttctctgtgtctattcgctgcatgtaCTTCTTTGttcgtttctgttgttgtcagaggcacgggaatctgtgtctctttttgttgcatcatcttgttgtgtcagctctccgtgtgggtagccccattcttaggtaggctgcattttctttcgccctggacagctctccttacggggcgcactccttgcacgtgggactcccctatgtggaggacacgcctgcgtggcacggcactccttgtgcgcatcagcactgcacatgggccagctccacacgggtcaaggaggcccgggcgcggacctcccatgtggcagactgacaccctatccactgggccaagtccgcttcccaccccAGCTCTTTCTTGTTTCAACTCTTTGCTAATTTCCACCTTAAATTTTAGACAGTCTAGTAAATAATTGATCCAGTTCTTGATGGCTACATAGTAATGAGCAATGTATTTGGTCTTcaggtatatattttaaaagtacccGGCAGTGTTCTCTGTTGCCCTCTGTCCCTTTTGCCCTGTCTCTAAacacctccccttccccaccatgcCCTGCAGAGGCACTCTGCTCACCCCACCCCCTCTGCTGAGCCCGGCCCGCCTGGTGCCCCCTGCCATCCTCTTGAAGCTTCTTCCCGGAAGGAAAGCAGTTCCCTGCTACAGCTGCTTCCAATCACCCTTCTGCTGCAATCTTTATTCTTCCACATTGAGTTCTTGCTTTTGACTCTGGTGATTAACCCTCCTTGGATTCCCtggctttcttttgtttttcctttttaaaataatatagtttTTATTAGACAAGCTGTAAGTTTATggaaaaatcacacagaaaatggagTTCCCATAAAATCCCTTTATCCCCCGCTTTCTTGCCTCGACCTCTGTTTCGTACCCCAGCTTCTCCTTTTGTATGTCTCTCAGTTACTCCTCTGTCTACATGCTAATATGGGCAACCTCTAGGCTTTTCCCCTTATCCCTCACCTGTTATCTAGGGACGGTCTTCACTTCCTTCTTGGATACTGAGGGGCAGAAATCAAGTCCGTCTTGCTCAACACAGTATCAACAGATTTAACAGTTTGTTCAATCAGTGAATATGTGGCCCTTAGAGATTTCAATCAATATCAGTCCTAGGTGATCGGAAGGTCACATCCAAATTAGTACAGACACTCCTGGAAGAATGCAAATTGGCTCTGGAATTTAGAGACTAGactaatgaatggaaaaaggaaaatgggcTGGAATAAAAGGGCAAACCATGTGACTCTAAAATGCAATCTTGGACTTGTCCCTTATGCTCAGAAACATTGACTTTATGGTGTGTGTGGTTAGTTGGGAGTCCATGATCATATCGTCATTATTGTAAAATGGCTCTCCCATCCCTCACATGCCAGCTTGTTATACCCTCTAGACAAGCTGGCTGGGATGGGAATGTTAATTTGAGAGGAATCAGTATCAACTTCGCTCCAAAGAATGAACTTGAACTGTGGTCTCCAGTCATGGTCACTGGCAGGTGActtttcctcccccccacccccacccccaagccatGACCTCTCACCCAGGGTCAGATCTACCAGTGCCTCTGGGCACTGGCCATCCTACCTCTGCCCTCAGCCCCCTTCTCTGCCTGATTCCTGATGGGAGTCTTGCCGTGCCCAATTTCCTGACAGCACAACATTCAAGCTTGAcatttttcctctccttcccataGTGAATCAGCCACCAAGTCCCAAGTCTTTACAATGATTCAAATGTCTATTCCCAAATCGTAGCATTTGAATCTTGAACTACTTAGAAGAGCTTCCTGAGTACTCCCAACTCCAGGGGTTTGTTCTCATGACTTAGAATCCACTGTGCCTACCACTTCAGATGCATCGTCCCTAGCTCCTTACCGCTTTCCTCTCCAACTCCAAAAATTCTCTCCTTGCTCAAAAATCAACTATCCTTAGCCTGCCACTCATGACCTGGTATTTCTGATTTAACTTACATTTATGACCTTATCTCTTCCTATTCTTATTTCTCAGACCTACATTTTAGGGTCCAAACACACTCTTCACCTTCCTACCTCCTTGCCTTTGCTCACCTCATTCTCTCCATGAAGTTCCCAGCATCCTTACAGGATGGCTGTCAGGCTCTCTACAGTTCAGTGACTTGGTCATTTAGAGATGCTTCTCACCTTCTTCTTACTATTTGCAACCTGCATATGCCTTTCCTCTCCATGCAGATTGTCAAGGTTTATGTCCTCTTCATCTTGTTCTTCAGCAGGTGCTTAGGAAATGTTTGTTGACTGAACCTTTGTGCCCTGACCTGAAGGATCCAGCACACTCGGCACCTATGGACCTATGCTAAGGGTCCCAGGGTGCCAGCAGGGATCTCCTCCCATGTGGATCTCTTCAGGTATGAACAGGTTTGGGGAAGGGTCCAACACAAGTCTTTGGACTGTTTGGATTTCCACCCTCAGATCATTTCTGGAAACCCACATATGTGACTGTGTCCTGTATTCAGATTGGCTGTTGAAGTGAGGGAGCGTCTCTCAAGACTGATTTCGTGATCAGATTCCTCAGATTCCTTAGGTTTTCAAACCTATGCAGGCTGTCAGGTttaagaatgaagggaaaaaaaaagaactaaaatgagTTCATCAGAGAAACAGCTTCCAGGATCAGCAGAGGCTCTAACTCTTCTCCGTGCAAATACTACCCAGGTCTGCTGGAGCGCTGAGGCCTGGTGGCAAGGGGCTCTGCCATCCCCCTCCCTAGGGTCCTCCCAAGACTCCCCTGTGCCTCAGCCTCATGTCACCTACTCAGAGGCAACAGAAGGACAATAGTGTCTGTTGAGGGTACAGGTGTACAAATCAGCTGTCAAACATCTGCTGTGTCCTTTGGTAGGGACCTTCAGGGAGCCTCAGCCTCTCGTTCCTGCTGACACTGCACACGAGCCAGCTTTACTGGTGAGCATGTGTTTTTTCTGCAGGTCTCAATGTCACCTCATCTAGAACGGAATTATACTTAAAAAACCTTGACTCTTCTCCCAAAAGTGCTCTTCTTGAACTGTATACAGGTCCTCTTGGGGGACATCTCCCCTACCCCTGACCCCCACTTCTTGGTGACACAGGACCCTGCCCTTTTGGACATATCCAGGACCCAGGTGACTGGACCAAGGAGGATATCCAACTCACCTTGCCCAATTCCCTTGCCTGGAATTTTGCAGTTGGAATTTGGTGAGATTCTGTTGGCCACCAGAGCTGAGGAAATAACACGGGGAGCTGGGGAGCCACCACCGACACTGgccaaaggaagcagaaaaacTCAGTctgtagaaaaagaaaagcagtttgtagagagagaagaaagaagctgaGGAACTGAGAGTAGAGATCCAGGCAGTTCCAGAGAGGGGGGCGGCAAGAGCCACTTGGCCAGGTCCTGGCCCCTCTTGGCCTGGTGTGACCGCCTGCCCTAGCTTTGTGAGGTACCCTTGGTCTCTCAGACTGTACTGCAGAGTAGGTTTCTGTTACTTATTACCAAACAAGCTCACAGCATTAAAGGGAATCTCAGAGATTGTCCAATCCAATCTCCTCAATTACAGATGAGGAttccgaggcccagagaggcccaGCAAAGTGCCCTCACACACAATCCATTAGCAGCAAAGCCCGGGACCATCACCCAGCTTGTGTGACTCCCAGCCCAGTGCTCTTTACGTTGGCCTCTCCAGCTCTGGTTCACTTTGCTCTTTGGCTCTCTTTGGCACAAACAAGGGGTACCTGGGTGAGGCAGAAGAAGCACAGACCTCCTAGTCAGCTGTATCTGGATGCAAATCCTGTTTCACTGCTTATTAGTGGTATGGCCATGGAAAAGGCACTTCACCTCCCTGAGACTCAGTGTTTTCATCTGGAACAAATTACTACACTGATTCATAGGAGCATTGGGAGGATTACATGAGAGTGCATGTAGAGGAGTtcaatttaaagaagaaaaaactgtgATGAGGTCCAAATTGCCTTTCCTAGGTTAAAAAGTCTTACACTCTCAGTCCCAGTTTCCTGACACCTTCTGACTCCAGTCCTGACCAGCACTGCGATGAAATGTAGTTGatctactttaatttttaaactttaaacagATATCGTGGATGGCTGAATTATGCATCCCAATTTGGACATGTTCTTAACcgtaatctgcattcctgtggcggtgaacccattgtaaataggatgtCTTGAAGCTGTTTTCAGTGAAGCTGTGGTGCctcagggtgtgtcttaatccagattactggaagccttataaaAAAGAACCAGGACGTCACAGAAGCTaggaaggagaggacattgccatgtgatgggaaagccaaggaatcccaatgTTTGCCAGCCAGCCAGTAGGCTACCCGCCCGGGGGAAGAAACAAGTTTTCTGGCTCCcgaaaccatgagcaaataagtACCTGTTGTGTatgccaacccattgtatagtatttgccatagcagctcaggcaaactaaCACGGATGTCCTCCAGCTAATTTGAGAGGAGGAAGGATATGTATATGAGGAAAGCAAACAATAGGAGCACCGAAGCATGCAATGGGCCTTGGGACTGGCTGCTCTGGAAACTAGGATGGGTCCCTTGTAACCCAGCAGCTTACTCGTGTAATCTCAGTGTCCATTTCCCCTTCCGAAAGAGTGAGGTGCAATTGGCTAACCCCAATCCACCCACCAATAACAGGTACTGCAGTCCCAGGTCCTGACTCACGCAGTGTCCAGAGAAACACGAGAATGAGTCATTTGGAGGCACCCCAGGAAGGAGGCCAAGCTGTGTCATCCATTCCCATCAATGCACACTTACGCGTCCCTTCTCACTGGTCAGAGGCCCAGGTCAGCCCCAGAAGATGGGAGAGGATGGGCTCAGGCACCCACCACCAGGGACTGAAGCCGAGACCACCCTTTCCCCAGTGCTTCCCAGAGGCTTGACAGTGATCCCTTTTAGACCGTTTAACACAACAGGTCTCATACCCCGTTTCCATGGGCTATCCGCCCACCTTCCTAAGGGGTGCTACCCTGACCAACTCCACTGCCACCCCTCAGTAGCTCAAAGGTGATTCGCCTTCCAGTCCGTGTGATCAAAATGACTTTTGGGTACTTTTCTCtacattaaaacaaaaccaaGTTTAATATCCAGCATCGAGATTCAACTGTATGAAAGCCTGTTCCCCTCCGCAGTAGACTGACCCAAAAGGTGGAGCAGAGCACCCTCCACAGACAAGGACAGAGCAGGCTTAACGGCGGCAGGTTCTGCCCATTTGACATTTTAATGTTGTTAGCAGCTTTTAAAAGTGGTGACCAAgatggggtttttgtttgttttttgtttttttttaaatagatattaTACTTACATATATCCTttcgtatttatttatttaattctcctcctcccccagttgtctgttctctgtgcctatttgctgcgtcttgtttctttgtccgcttctgttgtcgtcagcggcacgggaagtgtgggcggcgccattcctgggcaggctgcactttctttcgcactgggcggctcttcttacgggtgcactccttgcgcgtggggctcccctacgtgggggacaccccttcgtggcagagcactccttgcgcgcatcagcactgcgcatgggccagctccacacgggtcaaggcggcccggggtttgaaccgcgggcctcccatgtggtagacggacgccctaaccactgggccaagtccgtttcccttgtttgttttttgtgggttatGAGTTTGTGGGGAGATGAGAACCTCTAGTATGAGTACAATCTTTCTGAAAGGCAATTAGAAAAGACACATCAAACACCTTAAAGgaccagaaaaaaattacagatgtGCGAAGAGATTTAGCTACAAAGGTCCTCATCACAGAGTCCTTATATATTACAAAATTAGAGACAACTTAAATGGACAGCAATAAGGGATTCACTAATAAGTCAGAGCACACCCATAAAACTCTACTAACATTAAAAATGATatggtaggaaaaaaaagatattgtagaaatatatttaatgactACAAGAGATGTTAATGCTAAAATGTTAAATCGAAAAAGGCAAATTATGAAAACAGTATTAGAATATGATCTcatgttttaataaaaatgtgtgtgtgcatagagAGGTAAGTGTGAACTGAAAAGACCTAGAAGGATATATGCAAGAATGACAGAAGTGGGTTGCTCTGGGTAGGGGGATTATAACAGATTTTTCTGTCATTCTTTGTGCTAATCTATACTTTCTCATGTTTCTACAATGAATGCATATATTTgcataataaaaaacaataacctttttttaaaggaagggaAAGATGGCCCAGGAAAGATCCTTAAGAATGGAGACTAAGTCAGCCGAGTGCTCCTGAAAGCCAGGGTTGTAAAACACCTTGGGCCTTCTTATTGTCTGGGAGTGGCCGATGAAGTCCTGTCGCAGTCCAAGTTTTCATCCAGGAGAAGGGGACAAATTAACCCCACTGGAAAAATTGAAAGAGGCATTAGGAAACAAAATTGCTTTATGTTTTCATCCATAAGTAATGCTTATT includes the following:
- the TEX35 gene encoding testis-expressed protein 35 isoform X1: MSAKGTERKKTNLTCDYNGVKQEGPFTKTGGTQELKNELKEVRQELKEKMDEIKQIKDIMDKDFDKLKDFVDIMKEMQKDMDEKMDILINIQKNKVPLRRGPKEQEEHKLMGKTDTDPHPLLRLKEMDGVGRAPFALPKKTMPPQKIQKDSLYSFLCRTGCKKCLLCAPQKHYNQSRKHLHWVRAPL
- the TEX35 gene encoding testis-expressed protein 35 isoform X3, with product MSAKGTERKKTNLTCDYNGVKQEGPFTKTGGTQELKNELKEVRQELKEKMDEIKQEMQKDMDEKMDILINIQKNKVPLRRGPKEQEEHKLMGKTDTDPHPLLRLKEMDGVGRAPFALPKKTMPPQKIQKDSLYSFLCRTGCKKCLLCAPQKHYNQSRKHLHWVRAPL
- the TEX35 gene encoding testis-expressed protein 35 isoform X2 is translated as MSAKGTERKKTNLTCDYNGVKQEGPFTKTGGTQELKNELKEVRQELKEKMDEIKQIKDIMDKDFDKLKDFVDIMKEMQKDMDEKMDILINIQKNKVPLRRGPKEQEEHKLMGKTDTDPHPLLRLKEMDGVGRAPFALPKKTMPPQKIQKDSLYSFLCRTGCKKCLLCAPQKHYNQRKHLHWVRAPL